GATTTGGCAATCGTGCCTTTTTTTACTGGCGACTGGGAACCTTGGAAGTGAGGGGTGCTGAGGGTGATCTGAGGACATGCAGGTACGGACCTTGGTGTGGGGGAAAAAGGAAATTTGAAGAACGCAAACGCACAGGGACGCGATGAGAAACAAAGAAggatttttgttttgttttcagAGTCTTGTTGTTTTGCGAAGATGTTTAATTTAGGCGTTATTGGGAGGGATGTATGTTTTTGCGAGTATGTGATTGGGACTAGTGTTTGTGGTTGCTTGCCTTAGATTTGGGAGGATTCATGCATGACCCGGCAGATATGGATGGATGCGGGCTTTTTGGGAAACGTCGCTCCTCTTTCACATGGCTTGTGGAAACGTCTGTTCTTGGGTGCACGAATGGAAATGGACTTTTCTTACAGCCCTAACGAGTGAAGGAAGTGGTGAGTTGAATAGCGACAGGGATCTGGAGAGTTGGTCATTTGATGGAAGTGGGTTCGTTTCGACGGCTGTTCCGGGGAGAGCAGAGCTGACGGGAGGTTTTTTTCACTTGGTTGAAACTCTTCATAGATTGCTTTTTGGAGGGTCTGTTCGTAGCTGATGATGTCACATGATGGAGGCGCAGTCTTTCGTGGAATGAGGATCAAGGTCGTTGAGGGCCGATCGGGAACTGGGGACAAGAAAAAAATTTGGTGGACTTGGGTGATTTCGGGGCAATTGCGTTGGGATGAGGACGTCCCGTTTGGTTCATTCCTACAGTTTTTGAAATCTCCAGGTCTTGATTCGGGTTGACTGACAGGTGGCACTGgcgaggtggtggtgacgggGTTCGAGGCCACCCTCTTTGACTGACAACTGGGTCTCTGGAATGGGCTTCTGTGTCAAGTTGCATCACGGGTGGTCGAATTGAGGGTTGGGCATTAGTTATTCCATTTCCTTGCAAGGCCGAGAGAATGCGTTTCTCGGGCATGCAGAGGGCATGCAGAGGTGGGAAAATACGAGATTGAGAAGCGCAATCGATCATGATGGCGGCTGCCCCTCTCGGATGCGTTCACTGGAACGGACCTTTTGGCCGGACAGCTGTCATAAAGATGTAATCGTGATGTCGAAATTGACCAAAAGTGATTGTCGTCATCGGTACAAGATGGATCTGCACGATGCAACGGATGCGGGTTGAACGGATACTTCACATCACCATTTGCCATCTGGTGACGTTGAGGGTGGATGCGAAGATGTGACAATGGAATGCTGTGATTGGTCGGTTACACGCGTAAATGTAAACAAAAGACGCGTCTCCCCAGACGCGTCCGTCTTTCCAGGCCAGCTTCCCCACTCCTCTGGCCTCTGACTCCGACGACCATCTTCTGCggccaccaccatcacagCCAAAACTGCAACCTCAATGCTGCTGAAGGCTGTCTTCCCTCCCTTCCGTACATATCCGGGCCATTGTCAGCCAGACAGGTCAATGGTGACCCCTCCCATCCCTCACATGTCTCTTTTAGGCCCGAAAGATTTCTTTTTCAAATCACAGTTGTCACCCTTCCTTTGGCGCCCTTGCAGGAAGCGAAAGCTGGACGATTGTTCCATGTTGCAAGTTGGTtcaacatggccgccatgtTCGCCGAGGTTTACTCAACTTTTTCTCCACTTGGGTCATGAACTCTCAAGTCGCAATGGTCTTCTCAGACAAGTGTCTTCGATCTAGAAGTGCATATCGGCTGGTGGGTCGGGAAAAGGCTGAAGCAAAAACGCAACGCATCAATGGGAGCGCGAGCGTGTGGACGGAGCTCGTAAAGAACGTGTGGGCAATAGTTTCTTGTGGccgactttttttttcccaAGCCACGAAAGCAGCAAAGACCATCTTTGGCCAGAATGGTGCAACGACGGATATGCACTCGTGCGTTTCATAGAAGACTTGGATGGCCAATCCGGAGGTCTGATACGCGTCTTGTAGATGCAGTAGGTGCTTCGAGGTCACACACCAGCATCATGTGCCTAGAGTGATTGACACAGCAGACCGCAAGATGGATTGTGCATTTCTCGTTCTCGTGTTGCtcttgcttttctttgcttctttgcaaGTTTTCTTTATCTTCAAttcctttgttgctgttcttgACGAAACGCCACAGTTGGCGTCGGCAAGGGTTAGCATTTTTcacaagaaaaaaaaaatgatgTATTGCATCGTAGAGGCATTGTAAACCAAGTGGTGAGGCGTCGCGCCATCTGCCAACCTTGGTTCGCTGGCAAGACGTCCAGGCGCGTCGTCCATACCAGACGTTCTTGGTGAATTGCGTAGTGAATTGATGCATGAACACAAAAAGCCAACTTGAGCTGCGCCATGGGCCCGTCATAGCCCATCAAGCCCATATCATCGGCCCATCTCGTTCATTCCGAAACCCCGCTCGACAGAACAGGGCCCATGTCGATAGCCAAGGCTATGATTGAATGTACGTGTCTGGGACGTGGGACTGGCGTGAACTCAAATGTGGAAGACATTGattgactgactgactgactgattgattgattgattgactcCTCTCGACCATCTCTTCCGGCAAAGACAGGTTGGGTTGGGCAGACGAAAGAGCGccagtactccatacatgtCTCTTGTTCGGCGTGTGCTCTGAGAGCTATGAGCCTCAAATCGATTGCATCGACTCTCGGCCAGAGACACACCCCTGCTGTGCGTGTCAGCCTAAAGCGCCTCTCAGCCAATGCTTGGTCCAGCTTGACCCATCCTTGACTCCACTTACTGGCCAAACCTGGTCGATGCCCCCACTCGACCTGCTTCAAGGCCCATCAGTCTGCTCCTGCCTGGCCTTGATCCTGCCCACCCTTGCCATTCATCAATGTCTGCCATCGACTGGGCGGCCGTCTTTCGAGTTAGCGCTGAGCTTTCTGAGTTcctgtggtctggtcttgtctggtgctacATCTACAAGGTACTCGCTGCTACCTACCACTCACACTCTCGCTCCAGTCACTCACTGCCGCCTCGGCCTCGACTTGACCTTTCACGGCTCCCCATCCTCTCTTCCTTCCATCTTAACTCTTtcgtttcttcttcccctctCTTGTTGCCCAATTTCTCCCACTTCACCATTTACTGTCATCCGTCGACCCTCTGCCGGTCCTTATATTTGcttgccttttttttttgtgctcGAGCAAACAAGATACGTTTCGAGCTCCTCGGCATCTCTACTATATCAAATTACGACGCGTCAAAATCCACCGCCATTTCGCCTCAATCCCCATACTGCGCTCGGCAGTCCGTACGCAAAACCAATTTTCGAGACCAACGTCCGCGCGCCCTGCATTCACGACCCACAGTCAATTTAACAGTACAGCTTCATTCAGGTACGTTGCATATGTTTTATTTTATCTGCGTTTGTCTCCCTATTTTTACCTTTGCCAGCTCATCCATCAACTGTTGTGACTGTTGGGTCCCGCACTCGAAAAACAGCTGCCTGGATGACGGATGCAATACACCAGCCGGAAAGCCGTTTGAACTCCCAAGATTTTGGCTTGACTAACGACTCTAACCTAGGCTTGTGCCTTGCATTCACGCAGCCTGTTGCTAAAAACGCGTTCGAGGCTTGTACTTGCAGCTCTATTTGGCCACAATGGCCAGAGCTACGCCATTTTCCGGCCCAAATGAGCCGCTACACATATTTCAAGACGACGTATTCGATCGAAGCGCTCCCATGACGAGCCACGCTCCGATGCCTTCAGTCACAAAGCCTGCTCGACGCCCCTTGAGCAGTTCAAATTCCAACGTCGTCCTCAACCCCCCGACGGCCAGCGGCATGAACTTGTCGCCCCATAAAGCGAGGTCATCGTCACCTCGATCACCCCTGAAAGCTACTTCATCACACGGCAACAAGCTTCACATGGTGTCAATGGCGCCTCCCATGGGCAAGGGACCTACGACAGATTCACTTCAGAAGAAGCCGCATTTATCTAAATTCAAAACGGGTCCTCAGCGACCACACTTCGACATGATGACCTTTGGAAAGGAGAACGTTCATCCTCAGATTTTTCCGGCTCCACCAACGATAAACTTGTCGGTCGAAAGCTACTTTCAGAAACCAAATGGCAAGCGAGGATTGATGGACGCTCCCCAAATCAAAGACTCAAGACCaatgaagaaggccaaaaCTGAGGAGCCGACTCTTCCTCCCCACGATTCATTTCCTCCCATTGCAGATGATGGGGCGAAACCACAGCACAGCTACGCTCAGCTCATTGGCATGGCCATCCTCCGATCTCCCATGCGTCGACTCACCCTCGCACAAATTTACAAGTGGATCAGTGACAATTACTCCTTCTATAACCCCAATGATGCTGGATGGCAGAACAGCATTCGACACAACCTGAGTCTTCACAAGAACTTCATTAAAATTGAGCGGCCCAAGGATGACCCCGGCAAGGGCAACTACTGGGGCATTGAGCCTGGTACCGAATTTCAGTTCCTCAAAGAGAAGCCCACACGAAAGTCGGCACCAACGGCGGAAAATCTTCCAGTAATGTCAACACGTCTCGAACCGTCAAGACCAGCCACAGCTCCCCTTCTTCAAGAACCGACACTGCCTCCGCCAGCACCGATGCATCACTCGACGCTCCCACCTCTGCCTACTTCGCAAGCCACACATCCTATGCACGCAGAGCTTTCATCCGATGCCACGATTCCAATCTCAGATAACATTGGCCCAGAAGATGTCGGCGACAAGATTACGGATAATGACTTACCTCTTGATTCATCCCTATACTCTCCGTTGCCTGCCAATATGCACTCGTCGCCTCCCGTCGCTAGGCACGTGGAGGCACGAAGTGGCACACCACCGCCCTTCGCCCGAAACCCAGTGTCCTCGATTTCCCGATCTCACAAGCGCAAGTTTGCGTCAATGGACGACAGCGGATACATCTCTTCCTTGGAATCCTCAGTGATGCGACCAAACCAAAAGGCCTTGCTACTGACGTCGGAAGCCGATCGACCTCGCCTTACACGCGGCCgtgccgaggaggaaatcGCCCGCATTCGCAACTCCTCTCCACTGAGTCCGACCAAGTCTCGGTCTCTATCACTCTATGGTCCCGTTTCATCCTCACCTCTGCGACAACCAAACGAGCACCAGACGCTACCGCCATTAACCCCGGTCGTGAAAATGAAGCCCCCTGTCCGACCACCGCCGTCCGTCtcgccaaacaccaacttgCGCATACATCGTGATAAGGTTCGACATATGCTGCAATCCCCGTTGCGCCGTGTGACCGGAATTGGAGAGGACAGTGTTCCTTGGAGTCCCGCATTCAACTTGGATGATGCTGTATACTCCTTTGATGACTTGGGGATGCCCTCAACCGAATTTGACATCTTCCAGGACTTTACCTCTTTGGAAGACCCTCTGTTCCCTGGTATCGGATCAGTCGACGCTGGTTCCCCCGTCAAGCGCTCTGCCAAGCGGGCTCGATTGGACAGATCTGTGTCCACGTCGGCACTCGGTGAAGCCTCAAACTCCACGCTGAGGAAATCAGTCACTTCCGTCCCATTGCTCAAAGTTTCTGAGCACTCCCCATCACGCTTTCTGGAGACACCTAGCAAGGCATTTGAGGGCTTGGGCTCTCCATCCAAGCTTTTCCAGCAGTCCCCATCACGGCTAGCCTCGCCGAGCAAGTTCACTGCCATGTTGGAGCTCTCGGTCGACAATGACTGGCCAACACTGGGTCTTGATCCTACAGATTTTGGCTCTCACGGCAACAATGGGGCCACAGACTTTACTGGTCTGGACATCTTGCAAGGCTTCGAGAAGATTGGATCTGGGTCACAATCTTCaagacatcaacaacaacaaaaggGTGGCAAGCCATCGCTTGGACGAAGCTACTCGACTGCCTTTTAAAAATGGCTGTTGAAAAACGGATAAGCCATGTATACGCAAAGATCATTTTTATGACATTAATGAATTGACGAAGAGAGAGGCGAGACGTTACTCTGAGAAGCCCACCCGTCTGTGATGGTGCTACCAAGAACCTGAACGACAGAATGGATCTCAGACAAAAAGGAATATTAGATATGTGGCTGTTGAGCGGGAAATTATTCTCCGCGGGAGCTTCGCGGCTAAATTGTCACGGTAATGATGCACATTAAGGTATGCCCATGTTAGGAATAAGGTCTGGGATGTTTTATTGGTACTGGATTTACCCCATGATTATTTTTAAGACTCCTTTGTTTTTAGCTATTGCTTGTTTTTGCCTTGACGCATTATAGTTTGGCAGGTCTGGTCGTTTGATTGCTGGCGGTTATAGCCCCGAGGCGCAGTTTTCTTGCTTTTACTTGGTTTGGATGA
The genomic region above belongs to Pochonia chlamydosporia 170 chromosome 2, whole genome shotgun sequence and contains:
- a CDS encoding meiosis-specific transcription factor mei4 (similar to Verticillium alfalfae VaMs.102 XP_003003314.1); the protein is MARATPFSGPNEPLHIFQDDVFDRSAPMTSHAPMPSVTKPARRPLSSSNSNVVLNPPTASGMNLSPHKARSSSPRSPLKATSSHGNKLHMVSMAPPMGKGPTTDSLQKKPHLSKFKTGPQRPHFDMMTFGKENVHPQIFPAPPTINLSVESYFQKPNGKRGLMDAPQIKDSRPMKKAKTEEPTLPPHDSFPPIADDGAKPQHSYAQLIGMAILRSPMRRLTLAQIYKWISDNYSFYNPNDAGWQNSIRHNLSLHKNFIKIERPKDDPGKGNYWGIEPGTEFQFLKEKPTRKSAPTAENLPVMSTRLEPSRPATAPLLQEPTLPPPAPMHHSTLPPLPTSQATHPMHAELSSDATIPISDNIGPEDVGDKITDNDLPLDSSLYSPLPANMHSSPPVARHVEARSGTPPPFARNPVSSISRSHKRKFASMDDSGYISSLESSVMRPNQKALLLTSEADRPRLTRGRAEEEIARIRNSSPLSPTKSRSLSLYGPVSSSPLRQPNEHQTLPPLTPVVKMKPPVRPPPSVSPNTNLRIHRDKVRHMLQSPLRRVTGIGEDSVPWSPAFNLDDAVYSFDDLGMPSTEFDIFQDFTSLEDPLFPGIGSVDAGSPVKRSAKRARLDRSVSTSALGEASNSTLRKSVTSVPLLKVSEHSPSRFLETPSKAFEGLGSPSKLFQQSPSRLASPSKFTAMLELSVDNDWPTLGLDPTDFGSHGNNGATDFTGLDILQGFEKIGSGSQSSRHQQQQKGGKPSLGRSYSTAF